One window of the Rhipicephalus sanguineus isolate Rsan-2018 chromosome 2, BIME_Rsan_1.4, whole genome shotgun sequence genome contains the following:
- the LOC119383811 gene encoding MAM and LDL-receptor class A domain-containing protein 1 — protein MLFLQRDRATADQWYNVRRTLNLDSVHNKMRFTISNSPSLREDGVVALGPLQLTMGECDVPTDGLGYCDFEFDTCGWTADATWTRQISVRPMDVTDALSGPDNSIYALTAMQLNAPKDGALLTSPKWSGQSQPQCLEFWYEHDGFFYPNLQVEVKTDGKSEVVWQAPSYPRNDWLLSRAQISQDKTFQVVFRAKFEGDMAQFVSLDDVVLRPEPCVHVAECDFSEGLCGYVNQFQANFQWLVGTGRYERPELQPAVPNARDTPPFAYLDLTTNASYTVGPVTKRTQGAPNTAVLRSSLFDVTNNNTQLAIRYYRRGPDITTANVSVTCYGKASDKAPPEVQSLVEVEEVSQWTTVKVPLNEGTGCQVSVMVTRGPGTNGAMAIASVKITSSEPERWRLVAVAA, from the exons ATGCTTTTCCTCCAAAGGGATCGCGCCACGGCTGACCAATGGTACAACGTGCGAAGGACGCTGAACCTGGACAGCGTCCATAACAAG ATGCGTTTTACCATTTCAAACTCTCCGTCTCTGCGTGAAGATGGGGTGGTCGCTCTGGGACCTCTGCAGTTGACCATGGGAGAATGCGACGTTCCTACAGACGGACTAG GATATTGTGATTTCGAGTTCGACACCTGCGGTTGGACCGCTGACGCCACATGGACGAGGCAAATCTCCGTTAGACCAATGGATGTCACAGATGCGCTCTCAGGACCAGATAATTCAA TTTATGCCTTGACAGCGATGCAACTCAACGCACCAAAGGACGGAGCCTTGCTCACTAGCCCGAAGTGGTCAGGTCAAAGTCAACCTCAGTGCCTGGAGTTCTGGTACGAGCATGACGGATTTTTTTACCCAAATTTACAG GTGGAAGTTAAAACGGATGGTAAGAGTGAGGTTGTGTGGCAGGCGCCATCATACCCCAGGAATGACTGGCTGCTCTCACGGGCACAGATTTCGCAGGATAAAACATTCCAG GTGGTATTCCGGGCCAAATTTGAGGGCGACATGGCTCAGTTTGTTAGCCTGGACGACGTCGTCCTGCGCCCAGAGCCCTGCGTCCACGTCGCCGAGTGCGACTTCAGCGAAGGGCTTTGCGGCTACGTGAACCAATTTCAAGCGAACTTCCAATGGCTCGTGGGAACGGGTCGCTATGAGCGGCCTGAACTTCAACCAGCCGTGCCCAATGCAAGAG ATACCCCTCCATTCGCCTACCTTGACTTGACCACGAATGCGTCATACACGGTTGGTCCGGTTACAAAGAGGACGCAAGGGGCTCCCAATACAGCCGTGCTTCGTAGCTCTCTCTTTGACGTCACGAACAACAACACCCAACTGGCCATACGGTACTACAGACGAGGACCAG ATATAACTACAGCCAATGTCTCAGTCACCTGTTACGGGAAAGCTTCCGACAAGGCCCCACCCGAGGTGCAGTCACTTGTAGAAGTGGAGGAAGTATCACAGTGGACAACAGTTAAAGTCCCACTCAACGAGGGCACGGGCTGTCAGGTATCAGTGATGGTGACTCGAGGGCCAGGTACCAACGGCGCGATGGCCATCGCCTCCGTAAAGATCACATCATCGGAGCCAG AAAGATGGAGGTTAGTAGCCGTGGCAGCGTAG